CCGGTTCCCGTTGCATATACAGGCTTCTGCTACGGCGTTTTAATACAGTTTTAATGAGGAAAATCCCTGGATGATTATTGGGCTAAAAAACCATAACAAATTCGATTTTAATTACGGTTCTGGAGGCGAGCTCAACGGCAGCGGCGGTCCAGCGGGCTGCTTAAGTGGCAATAATTGATGCGCCAAAAATTCACCGTATACATAAAGTTAATTCAGTGTTTGATGCATGCTTCTTTGGGCTGCACTCGAGCaaaaaatgaacgcgcagcgcCGCGGGTCTTCGGATTTTAGACCTTCGTTGGAAGTTACAAGATGGGcgcaaatttttcaccgtgaaCATTCCTGCGCATTACAATAGCGTCGTAATTAGAATCCTtgcgaaaatcgcgaaaagaaaattggcACGACACGCGGTTGGATTGCGCAAACGTGGAGTTAATTAGCTTGCGTGAATTTCTAATTCCAATTTGGGCAAGTTGATAATCTCGCAACGAACTCAAAGCGGGCGAGCTCGACCGATCTCTGAGATAGGGAAGGGGAAAactattttcctttttcgttACAGATAACAATCTATTGCTTTTAACTGTTACGAAAGCAGCTGATGTCGTCGCACATTCGCACCTGTTTTATACCTGCAACGTATAACAATCGCGATTAAGAGGTGAAGAATTTTTCCTATAACCAATGCAAAACTGTTTCTTGAAAACTAATTGGAAAGCGCAGGAGATAATCGACGCTCTTCGTTATTCTTTATACCTTATTAGGAAAGAAGCGAAATTTAATTAGGTTCACGATAAGCTGTTGCTGCAGCAGCGGTATTATATACAAACAGCGTATCATAGACAAACCGGCCGCTTCCGAGGAGACAGTAGGAAAGTTCTACTTTCTCTGCAATTTCTAAGTAGATGCAATTGCCTTTCGTGCATCTGCTCCCAGCATCGGGTTCAAGAAAAAGCGTGCATTCGTAACAACGCGTCTATTCGCGCAAACGTGAAACGCTGCAGGATGTTCATTGCGGATAACATCGGTCAATAAATCAAATCTTCAAATTTGTCTTTGTGCCCAAGTTGAAACGATTAGTATTTTCTTTACTTTGGTATTCCATACTTTGCTTAAACTTTGTTGCTGTGATCAGAACGTACATATAATCATACTAAAAAACTGTACACTTTGAGTTGTTCAGTTATCTCTGCACTGGACTCAAAGATTGcaacaaaaaaagtttttcgaaaacgatcacggttgttttttttttttttattcttaaggTGAAAGAAATCCGATCAAAATACGCATTTAGTATACAAATCTACGGAAGAAACAAGATCTCGACTGGTCCGATCTGAGATCAATGAAGCATTTCGACTCGTTATTTACACGGTAGATACTTGGGATTGATGATGTTCGTCACAGCGAGTTGGGCAGTCGTTGGCTCGCGCCTATTTTAACGCAATATCGACGCGGAAggtgaatatgtatatatggtaAATACgcgtgtacgtatgtatgtacatacatgttaTTACCTATGCTGTGTACAATGCTGGCGAGTTTCGTGAAAGTGAAAAGAAGACGCAGAAATCGGTCAGGCATAACGCATGCAGCGACACACTGTTGGCTCCGTGGTCCGGCAAATATAcataacgtatatatatatatggcaGATACTTGTACGGAGGAGGGTATAAGGTACTGGACACACGGGAACCTTCCCCTTTTACCGCATTCACGATACATTTCCGGTTTTCTATAACGATGCGTCACGATAATAACACCGGTACGTATCTACGTGTAGGTACGAAGTACTGTATCATCATTGCGCGCTCGCCGTTCCGTTTCTCGTCCtttccttttcattttattacaccgCGAACGCGAGAACTGGTCTGCCGACGGTAAAAAACGCGCGTATCGGGTTCaggtacgatttttttcttttattccggttcattattcacttttttttgtcatctcGCAGAGCCACGATGCCGATTGTCCAGAATGCTCAACTCTCGAAAACCAAGTTGATGCACCATTGACCCGGATTTTTGAAACGAGGTTCCGAGAGAAACGATATTTGCATTGTTGGCAACCGAGTTTTTGACCACTCGAATGACAACTGTCGAGATTCTCGAAATTCTTTGCAAACATTCGCGGTACTTTCTCTATATTACGATCGTCCAAACctttacaaaatggcggcgaAGAGTAcaatcagctgatcgttttTACCAGATTATACGGAAATTCGAGATAAAGAAAACGTCGTTCAGTCTACCAGGTCATTATTTCGATAGATTGCAAGGCGatcttgaataaaatcaacgaTACAGAGCCCCGTTCGGATTTCTCGAAGAAATTATCGAAGATGAATATCTCCCGTCACCAgatatcgtttaaaaaaagtcTATGTCTCGGCGATGCTCCTGAAAAGGTTAGAGCAAGGTGTCAGTACGATCTCGGTTTGTTCGAGTTCGTGGAAACGTCGAGGCTGTTACTTGCGGGAGGCAATTATCCGACGGGCAATGCCTCCGAATGGCAGGGCGTTTTGATGGTATAGGAGCGAGTGTTGGCGTCTGATAGGACGACTGGGTTCCCCGGGGAGTTCCGAGACTCAAACGGGACTAGGGACTACAGGGACTATCCCGTCTCCCATCACACTCGGTTAATTACGAACCGAGAGTCTCGAGCCATTCTCCCAGGCAGCACCCTCGCCCGTTATATGCCGCGGGGGTTTCACCCCGAGGAGGTGGAGTCTCCGCCATTTTCCAACACCCCCGCGTCACTCGGGTTCATCAGGGTCGCAGGTTCTTAGGCCCGTCGCCCGTGACGCGACGTCTTTTAAAAGAACACGAGGCGAGTCGCGAGATATATCGCCGAGCTTTGCCACTTTCGCAGATCGAGTTTTGCGATAATATACCCATACTCGcggaataataattcaattcgtaggaaagaaaacaaataaacttTATTATTCCCCGAAGTAAGCGTATGTAGGTTTATTACGTTAGATAATTATCCACCCGTGGTACGTTTACTTGTCCACAAGTTCGTAATGTTATAATTAATCACGGTGTAATGATCGGGTAGTAGCCATGGGTACTTAAACGTTGCATAACCACGTGGTTACCGTTTAGTATATGGAACGGAATAGAACCGTTTCCGCTTTCGAAATACACAGGTGTAGATAGTGAAGTAACAGACGTCGTCGCTGCAGCTTGAATATGTACTCAAATTTCATGCTCACCTTATAAAGTTATGAGAATGTTGTAAGTGATTCGTGTTACCGACAGCGGTAAAACTCGTCTATTGGGGCTACTATCGGCGAATAAACATCGCGCAATTCTCAACAAAACCACTCTAACTCATTTtgattttacgtaaaaataaagataTAACGTAAAGAATACGAAACCGTGATCGTGATTTCTTATTCTCTATatcattactttattttttcgtaaaagcATACTGCATTCCTGGTTTTTTGTACAGAATTGCATATAGAATTCGGCCGCCTCTGATGATAGCGAAAATAGAATACATCTAACGCAGTCGGTAAGGACAGACTATAGCATCCCCTTAAGTGTTGCGCAACTGTCGATTAACTCGTTGCAAGAAATGATTTATCGAGACGCGGACCTTCTCCTTTCgctgaatttcttttttttcttctcgctcTAACGCGCGTTCACTTTTCGTTGAATTTAATGGAAGTTATGATGCGGGATGTGACGAGTGTCGCTTCGATCCCGGGTGAATACGCTTTAAACGCCTTCCACAATCAGCGAGTGCCAGCGAGAGCCGAGTGAGCGAAACGCGAAGGCTTTAAGCCGGCGAATCGAGCCAGGTTTGAACGGTTGAAACGTAATAATATCCAATAATCTCGCGGGTCAGGGAGCCGGGGCAGGAGGGATAAAAAGGGACGTTTTATCGCGATTTCCCAGTCACCGTCAGCCAACCAGGACCGTTCTCATCGCCAATCCCCAACGACCAACGGACGGAAGCATCGCGGCTCGGTTTTACAGAATCCCGGgcgaaattaattattgatttcGGATACCAGCATTCAGAacgttttaattgaaattaaaccGTGGCTATAACGTATATACACATAGACGCGGAACTTCCCACTATACATTTTGTTCCGAGTCTATGTACCGCGTGACTCTCGAAGgctttcaaacttttcaccTCTATTGATCCGGTCCGTATTGATTTCTGAAACAggtttttttaatcaaactcGAAATTCAACTATACGAGGATACGGCTTATTAACAAGAATACGATCAAATCAGTCCACATATTTCCGTCGATACGatgtactttttatttttttcttgcggTACTGAAAACACCGCTAATTTATCACGAAATTGCAACACCGATTGCAAATATCCGCCATATGTCTCAACGCTTGGCCCACCTCGCAACTTCGACATAAGCGGTTGACTAAGTAGTCTACAATTTTACGGTCATATAAATTTTCGTCACATTTTCGGCTTCGATAGAGTAAAGAGCCGTCTCGATCGTTTATATCTAATTGACCATAGACGACAGCGAGTCGCGATAAGATTTTCATCGAGTTTGACGCCATTATGTATTAGAAAATTCCCTGAAACACATATTACATTAAAAACGTTAAAGAGATAAACATGCTTAGTTCAAAAAGTAAGCAACGGCACGAATCATGTATAGCGGACAATAAAACTAGGAGAGATATTTccatttgagaaatttttattctataaaAGGTTAATAAGTGCGACACGGAATGAAGTTAGCATAATAGAATAGGGAAAGTTCGATTTAGAGAATACGTATGAATTTGATAGATCTCTTCAGGCGCTAGAGGTAGATGCGGCTCCTGGCAGTACTGCGCGATTATCTGACTTTGGTTTTGACTGTTCTTCCTTCAACGACGGCTGGTTTTTTATGATCTATGCAAAAGCATTCCAGAAAAAGGGGTTAAAGAAACAAAAGGCTAAGATTATTTTTCTGTTGCGACTGGTCAATACGTTGATATAATATGGAGATCAGTAGCAGTGAATGTACGAAAACAGTAAATAACTACACAACTTTGCATTCACTGCTGTGTCACTGTGGACAAATATTACCTAATGTCGAGCCCACGAGGGCATGTTTCTGAAATTGAAGAATGATCGAAGATGGACGTTCGTTTTAAAAAGATGTAAGAAATCTATAATAACACACCCATCATTTCTGATGTTTATGGTAGCAGGAATTTGACACAAAGATTCAAAAAATCGGGAAGTATCGAATACTTGATTGGGATGTTTCGGATCAAAGGTGTTTCTCTCAGCTAGGAGAGTCAACGTAAGTATTAATTgtagaatttttatattttcctaCCGGTTTTGTAAACCGTTAGATTAAAAAAAGacgataaaattataacatgATTTCTCAGCTTCCGAAATTAAGTATAGGTAATTCACAGTAATTTCATTCACGTAAGTATGTTACTTTGACCCACGATTTTACCTATAATGTTCAATTTCATACTTTCAACCAAAAtcgtgtgaaaatttgatttaagCAATGTCTTTGATCACCTCCTGTAGCTCCTCCTTTGTAAACATATAGAACATTTTCCCGGGCGTCATTGTCATGACCTCGATGTTAGTGTCGCTTAACTTTTCCTCCATTACTTGCTTCAAAATCGTCAGGACAGACGTTATGGCCTCCTTCAGAGTCATAGACTGCACAAACAAATGAAAACCACCATCGTCGACATATTGTAAAATCGAAATGAACACAAATATCCACGCTGCATTGTCTATGAAGCTTCTAAAGCCATCTTCAGAGAATTAGGCTTCACTTGAAAATTGCACCATTCCCTGCGAGTATTACCAGGGATCTGTTACACTCCCGGATCAGTGGTCATTGGCATATTTACATTTTCTGTCTCCTCTTCAATGCAAAACTACAATGCAATTGTGAAATATAACTAATTTATACAAACCTTATGGTAAACTTCTTGAAGCGATTGTTGAGCCCCTTCGCTCCCCGAGCCAATAGCCATGGCGTCGAATTGAACGAAAGTACCAGATGGATCCATGTGAAACAGTTGTGGTCCATGTTCGTCAATTCCAGCAAACAAAATTGCGACACCAAAGGGTCTTGACATCGCGCTACCATCGTCGTCGCTATCCCCGAATTGGATGGCTAAATTAGATACGGCTTGGGCAGCGGATTCTACggtcattttttcattataaatgAACCAGTGGTTCTGGCATTCAACTCTAGCTCTGTCAATTAGAGTCCTTGAGTCCGCCATGAAACCAGAAGACGCACAGCCAATGTGCTTATCGATTTCAACTATCTTTTCTATTGTCGTCGGCTCCATCAATGGCGACGTCACACGCTTCTCTACCGCCAGGACAACACCTTCTGATGTCGATATACCAATTGCTGTACATCCCAGCTTGATCGCTTGGTTGGCATATTCCAATTGCAGCAAACGACCTTCCGGTGAAAAAGTATTCACACCGCGATCGTATTCGGAACGTGTGAGAAACATctgaaacgaaaacaaaaatgggTCAGGTGATATGCTTCTTTCATCACGTTCTCCAATTTTCTTACATGCAATCACAGAATTGTTTCTTTATATTACAGTCGACTTCAGAATCAATACCGAGCCACCTCAAATTACACAACTGAAAATTAAATCCGAATTACTGGTGTATCTATTGAAG
Above is a genomic segment from Neodiprion pinetum isolate iyNeoPine1 chromosome 1, iyNeoPine1.2, whole genome shotgun sequence containing:
- the Prosalpha5 gene encoding proteasome subunit alpha type-5 isoform X6, translated to MFLTRSEYDRGVNTFSPEGRLLQLEYANQAIKLGCTAIGISTSEGVVLAVEKRVTSPLMEPTTIEKIVEIDKHIGCASSGFMADSRTLIDRARVECQNHWFIYNEKMTVESAAQAVSNLAIQFGDSDDDGSAMSRPFGVAILFAGIDEHGPQLFHMDPSGTFVQFDAMAIGSGSEGAQQSLQEVYHKSMTLKEAITSVLTILKQVMEEKLSDTNIEVMTMTPGKMFYMFTKEELQEIIKNQPSLKEEQSKPKSDNRAVLPGAASTSSA
- the Prosalpha5 gene encoding proteasome subunit alpha type-5 isoform X5; this translates as MESQPGLRLAGKTWTIGACGQNTSVSVLCMFLTRSEYDRGVNTFSPEGRLLQLEYANQAIKLGCTAIGISTSEGVVLAVEKRVTSPLMEPTTIEKIVEIDKHIGCASSGFMADSRTLIDRARVECQNHWFIYNEKMTVESAAQAVSNLAIQFGDSDDDGSAMSRPFGVAILFAGIDEHGPQLFHMDPSGTFVQFDAMAIGSGSEGAQQSLQEVYHKSMTLKEAITSVLTILKQVMEEKLSDTNIEVMTMTPGKMFYMFTKEELQEVIKDIA